The sequence below is a genomic window from Thioalkalivibrio sp. ALJ12.
TGAAGGTCACATCCGAGCGGCAACTGGCCGTGGACATGAACCCCGGGTCGTAGGTGAAGTAACCGAGTTCCTTGTACAGCGCACGGATGTCGATGCAATTGGGGCCGTGGGCACCCTCCTGGATCGGCAGCTCGATGCTCTTGCCGGTAGTGTTGTCGGTCAGCGTGACGGTCTTGCTCATGAAACGGCCTCGAAGATTCGCTGGGGCGCCCGAACGCGCGGGGTCGAAAAGGGGCATGGTAAACCATCGACACCCGGTGGGCAGCGTCGTTCGGGCCCGTTGTTCCGAATTCTGGACAGGGTCCACCCCGGGCTGTCAGTGGTCGTTGCGCTGGCTGCGCTTGTCGTCGTACATGGCCTTGTCGGCATAGGCCTGGGTTGTTTGCAGGTCGCCACGCATATCGCGCGAGCAAGCGCCAAGTGCGGCGGAGACGCCGGCTTGGTCGAGTGCGTCACGCAGGCGCCGGGCGAGATCCGGGATGTAGTCGATGGGGGTCTCGGGGAACAGGACCGCGAACTCGTCGCCACCGATGCGGGCGACAGTGTCGATGTCGCGTACGGTCTCGCGCAATACACGGCCGGCGGTTGCGATCAGTCGGTCGCCGGCCTCGTGCCCCTCGCTGTCGTTGAGCCGCTTCAGTCCATTCAGGTCGACCATGACGACGCCGGCCGGTAGCCCGTGCCGCGCGCAGCGTTCCTCCTCGGAGGCAAGGGCGAGCGACCAGCCACGGCGGTTGTACACGCCGGTCAGGGTGTCGGTGTGGGCCTCCAGTCTGAGCGCCTCCTGCTCCCGCTCCAGGCTGTCGACCTGGTGACGCATGTGAATCAGGGCCTCCAGCGTACCCACCGCGGCTTGTATCGGCGCGTTGTGTTCCTCCGACGAGATGGCGATGGTTTCCGGATGGATGGCGCAGAGGACGCCATACAGCTGGTGGTCAACGTCGCGGATGGGGTAGCCGATATAACTTCTGATTGGCGTCTCGCTACCGGCGGCGGCGAGCGCTTCCAGGGCCTCGGCATACGAGGGTTCGCGCGCGGCGTCCGCCGCAATGCGCGGGGCGCGGCCCTCGAGCATGCGGATGCAGAAGGAATTGCTCCAGTCGAAGACCGAGCCGGCCTCGATACCGTAACCGTGGTCATCCGCGCGCACTACGATCTGCTCGTTGCCCTCCACCCTTGTCAGCATCCAGGTGTCGAGCGGGGCCAGCAAATGGAGTAGCCGAAGCGTGCTGTCGACGCCCTGGTTGAACGAGTCGTAGGTGCCGTCGCACCGGTCCCGGGAACGCTTCATTCGATTGGGTCGGGCACCTCGTCAAGGGCCCGTGATCTTGGATTCTCGCTGCATCTTAGAGGATATGTCTCCAAGACTAAATAGTCCCGGGCCGCATTCGCCAACGCTAAAGGCGCGGCAGGTCGGGGTGCGGGAGTTGGCCGCCATGCACGTGCTGGCGACCGAACTCGGCGCAGCGTGCCAGTGTGGGCACCGCCTTGCCGGGATTCAGCAGGCCGAGCGGATCGAAGGCCTGCCGCAGCCGGTGGAACTGCTCGAGCTCGAGGGGCGCGAACTGCACGCACATGCCGTCGAGCTTCTCGACGCCCACGCCGTGTTCGCCGGTCACGGTCCCGCCAACTTCCACGCAAAGCTCCAGGATCTGCTGCCCGAAGGCCTCGGCCGTTTCCAGCTGGCCGGGCTGGTTGGCGTCGTAGAGGATCAGGGGGTGCAGGTTGCCGTCGCC
It includes:
- a CDS encoding sensor domain-containing diguanylate cyclase; translation: MKRSRDRCDGTYDSFNQGVDSTLRLLHLLAPLDTWMLTRVEGNEQIVVRADDHGYGIEAGSVFDWSNSFCIRMLEGRAPRIAADAAREPSYAEALEALAAAGSETPIRSYIGYPIRDVDHQLYGVLCAIHPETIAISSEEHNAPIQAAVGTLEALIHMRHQVDSLEREQEALRLEAHTDTLTGVYNRRGWSLALASEEERCARHGLPAGVVMVDLNGLKRLNDSEGHEAGDRLIATAGRVLRETVRDIDTVARIGGDEFAVLFPETPIDYIPDLARRLRDALDQAGVSAALGACSRDMRGDLQTTQAYADKAMYDDKRSQRNDH